In the genome of Buchnera aphidicola (Acyrthosiphon lactucae), the window GACTCGGTTTCCCTTCGGCTCCCCTATTCGGTTAACCTTGCTACAGAGTACAAGTCGCTGACCCATTATACAAAAGGTACGCAGTCATACATTTTAAAAATATACTTCCACTGCTTGTACGTACACGGTTTCAGGTTCTATTTCACTCCCCTCGCCGGGGTTCTTTTCGCCTTTCCCTTACGGTACTAGTTCACTATCGGTCAGTCAGGAGTATTTAGCCTTGGAGGATGGTCCCCCCATATTCAAACAGGATTTCTCGTGTCCCGTTCTACTTTTCGAACTCACAATATAAATTATTTCGTATACAGGGCTATCACCTTGTTTCGCTGAAATTTCCAAATCATTCTACTATAATTTATATTGATTATAGTTCTGGGCTGTTCCCTTTTCGCTCGCCACTACTAGGGGAATCTCGGTTGATTTCTTTTCCTCAAGGTACTTAGATGTTTCAGTTCCCTTGGTTTGCTTTATTAACTTATTTAATTCAGTTAATAATGATGCATAAAATTGCATCGGGTTTCCCCATTCGGATATCGACGGTTATTGCGCTTCATATCAGCTTACCGACGCTTTTCGCAGATTAGCACGTCCTTCTTCGCCTCTGACTGCCAAGGCATTCACCATGTACGCTTATTTGCTTAACCTTACAACCCACAGGTGTTTTAAAAAATAAGTTATATGCTTGTTTTCCGAATTTTTAAAGAGCTTGTTTTTTAAAATTTTAACTTTAATTTAAAAGTTATTTTGAGAATAACATAATAATTTGAATTAGTATATAATATTTTAAAAATATTTTTATTTATCGTCCCCTAGGGGATTTGAACCCCTGTTGCCGCCGTGAAAGGGCGGTGTCCTAGACCTCTAGACGAAGGGGACTTTAATATAGAAAATAACTTTTTATTTATTAATATAATAAATAACAGATCAAAAAAAAAGAGTCAAGTAATTTCTTTATTATTAGATAAAATATATAAAAAAAAATTTATAAATAAAATTTTATATTATATATTTTTTAAAAAGATTATTTTTTTAAAATATCAATAATATAATCTGTTTTTGGAAGAATATTGTGCCATAAAAAAAAAGAATGAGCCGCTTGAAAAACTAACATTCCTATCCCATTAGAAAAAAAATTTGTTCCTATTTTAAGACACCAATCAATAAAAAATGTATTATCTTTTCGATAATTCATATCATAAAAACATGTTTTTGAAGAAACTACAGATAAAGGAATAAAGTCATCTTTTTCTCCAATTAATGTTGATGTTGCATTAATAATCAAATCAAAAAATTTTATTTTTAATGAACGTTTATTAAAGATCTCTATATTTCCATATTTATTAAATTGTGAAACTAATTTTTTAGCATTTAAAAAAGTTCTATTTAAAATAAATATTGAACATCCAAATGATAGAAGAGGGAAAAGAACCCCTTTAACTGCACCACCTGCACCAATTATTAATATTGAATAATTCTTTTTGATGAAATTTAGTCTTATTAAATCAGACAACAAGCCAATTCCATCTGTATTGTCTCCTAGAATATACTTATTATCTACTTTTTTAAATGTGTTAACAGATTTAGAAATTTTAGCTCTTTCAGTTAATTTATCACAAAAAAAATATGCTTCTTGTTTAAATGGTGCAGTAATATTTGCACCTTGACCATATTTATTAAAAAAATCATGTAAAATAGTATCAAAACTATCTAATGGAACATTCACAGATTTGTAAATATGCAAAATACCTGTCTGTTTTGAAAATAAATCATGAATTTCAGGAGATTTACTATGATTAACAGGATTTCCAAACACAGCATAATTAAATTTTTGATTTTTAAACATAGCGAATTAACTTTCCATTAATAATATCAATGATCTTAGAGGGATTTTTTTCATTACCTATATTTCCATTTAATAATGGAAAATCTTTACCAAAACATTTAAAAACTTCTTCAGAAGTAAAACATGGAGTCATATTTGAAACGTTAGCGCTGGTAGATATTAAAGCTTTTCCAAAAGCATTACATAGTTTTATTATTTCAATATGAGCACTTACACGTACAGCTACAGTGTTAAATTTACCAGTTAACCAATAAGGTGCTTTAGGATGAGCTGGAAGTAAAAAAGTAAATGGTCCAGGCCAATAAAAAAAAAGTTTCTTTTTTTGTCTTTTTGATAAATATTTCTCATTAATATACATTTTTATCTGATTAAAATCTGCAGCAACTAATATAAATCCTTTTTCTACACTTCTTTTTTTTAAATTTAATAATTTTTTCACAGCTTTTTTACTAGTAGGATCACATCCTAGTCCAAACATTGATTCTGTAGGATATGCAATAACATTATCATTATGTAACATTTTTATACAATAAAGTAATGAGTTTGAAAAACAATGTTTATCCATTAACATTTTCTCATATAAAATTACTATTTTTTTGATTTAAAATGATATTATTTAATGAATAACTTCTTCTTTAAAATTAAATAATAAATTTTCAAGTTTACGATATACTAGTTCACATCCAGGTACATTAAACAATACAATTAATATAATCCATTTCAAATCTTCAAGATTTAATTCATTAATATCTAATTCCATAATTCTTTCAATAATCATTTCTCGTGTATCTAATGTTAATATCTCTAATTGTTCTAAAAACAGTATAAACCCACGACAATCAACATTTAATTTAAGAGACTCTTCTGGAGTATAAATGCGAGTAGAAATCTGATTTGATAATACATTAATAGATGAAATAATATTTTTCTTATAACAAGAAAGATTTTTTAACCAACGTAAAGCATTATAAATATCTCGTTTTTGAAAACCTATATCAAATAAATCATTAGTCAAACTATCGTAATCAATAGAAATTCTTGATTCACTATTTACATAATTTTCAAACAAATATATTAATATATCAAACATTACGTCCTCAATCACATATTAAAAAATTTAAATATTTAGTAATACATTCTATATAAGTTATTATTAATATTATTAATATTAATATAAATAAAATTCTTACTAAAAAAATATCAAAAATAAGAATAGTAAACTTTTAATTATAATAAAAAAGTTTATACTAATATATAAAATTCAACTATTTCGCATCTAAAATATATATGTCTTTGTTAAAAATACTCTATTACCCTGATACACGTTTAAGACTTATTGCTAAACCGGTAAATATAATTAATAAAAAAATACAAAAAATTGCAAATAATATGATAGATACAATGTATCAAGAAGAAGGAATTGGATTAGCAGCAACTCAAGTCAATATTCAGTTACAAATCATAGTCATTAATACAATGGAAAAAGAAAAAAATAATTTAATACTTATTAATCCTAAAATTATTCAACAAGAAGGTGATATTAGTATTGAAGAAGGATGTTTATCTATACCAGAATACCGAGCTTCTATACCAAGATATAATTATATAAAAGTTCAAGCAATTAATATTTATGGAAAAAAAATAGAAATAGAAGCAGAATCTATATTATCGATTTGCATACAGCATGAAATAGATCATCTTAAAGGTAAATTATTTATTGATTATTTATCAAAATTCAAAAGAGAAAGAATTCATAAAAAAATGAAAAAATTTAAAAAAATAATAAAAAAAAATGCTTAATCAAGGAATAAAATAAATTTGAAAAAATTAAAAATTATTTTCGCTGGGACAGAATATTTTTCTGCTGAACATTTAAATGCACTAATTAGTTCTTCACATGATGTAATTTCAGTAATTACTCAGCCAGATAGTTCTTCTGGAAGAGGACAAAAAATCACTTTTTCTCCTGTAAAAAAACTATCTATAAATAATAAAATTTCTATTTTACAACCTTTAAACCTAAACGATAAGAACTTTCAAGATAAATTATTAAAACTTAATGCAGATATAATGATAGTTGTATCTTATGGGAAAATAATACCAAAAAAAATTCTTACCATGTTTCCAAAAGGTTGTATTAATGTTCACCCTTCACTATTACCTAGATGGCGAGGAGCCACTCCAATTCAGTCATCAATTTTACATGGTGATAAAAAAACAGGTATCAGTATTATTAACATGAATGATAAAATTGATTCTGGTACTATAATACATTCAATAATATGTAATATATCTTCAAACGATACTACTCAAAGCTTATCTTTAAAACTAATAAAAATTGGAATACAAGCACTGTTAGAAGTCCTGGAAAAAATCATATCAAATACAATTATTAAAAAAAAACAAAATGAAAAAAATGTAATTTTATCAAAAAAAATATGTAAAAAAGATGGTTTATTAAACTGGAATTTAGCAGCTGAAAGATTAGAACGTTTAATACGAGCATTTAATCCATGGCCCGTATGTTATTTTTTATTAGAAAATAAGACTATAAAGGTATGGCAATCAAAAGTGATTCCTATTGTACGATCACATTTCTCTGCAGGAGAGATTATATCCTCTAATAAAGATGGAATTCAAATAAATACATCTTATCAAATATTAAATATCGAGAAACTACAATTACCTGGAAAAAAAATTATGGATGTTAAAAATATAATTATTTCTAAAAAAAATCTATTTAAAATTGGTACAATCATATAAAAAAATATTTATATATTTTAAAAATATTGTTTCTTAAAAAAATCTATATTATAAAAAATAAGCAAACGGTATATTTCCGTTTGCTTTAAAATTATTTTTAATAATTTTTTATAAAAACAACATACATTTTATTCTTCTATAATTTCTTCTTTTTTATTTTTTTTAACACGATCAACTAATTCAATATAGGCCATTGGAGCTTTATCTCCAGATCGAAATCCACATTTTAAAATACGAGTATAACCTCCTAATCTACTAAAAAAAAAAGGCCCTAAATTTTTAAATAATTTTGCTACAATTGTATTGTCACGAATACGAGAAAATACTAATCGTCTGTGTGCAACAGTGTCTGTTTTAGATAAAGTAATAATAGGCTCGACAATACGACGCAGTTCTTTTGCTTTTGCTAAAGTAGTTTTTATAACTTCATGCGTAAATAACGAACATGCCATATTTTTTAACATAGAATTAAGATGAGCACTATTACGATTTAATTTACGACCACTTTTCCGATGACGCATAAATTTATTCCTTCTATTAAGATATTAATATAAAATAAAATATAAATTATTCATCTAAAATACTTGATGGTGGCCAATTTTCTAATCTCATACCAAGAGATAAACTTCGAGAAGCTAATATATCTTTAATTTCAGTTAAAGATTTTTTTCCCAAATTAGGAGTTTTTAAAAGTTCTACTTCAGTTCTTTGTACCAAATCACCAATATAATGTATAGATTCTGCTTTAAGACAATTTGCAGAACGTACTGTCAGTTCTAAATCATCTACTGGACGTAATAAAATAGGTTCAAATTCAGGTTTTTCTTCTTTAATTTCAGGTTCACGAACATCTCTTAAATCAACAAAAGCTTCTAATTGTTCTGCTAAAATAGTAGCTGCTCGTCGAATTGCTTCTTCTGGATCAATCGTTCCATTTGTTTCCATTTCAATTACTAATTTATCTAAATCAGTTCTTTGTTCTACACGTGCAGCTTCTACATTATAAGAAATTCTGTCTATGGGACTATAACAAGCATCAACTAATAAACAACCTATTGGTCGAGAATCTTCTTCTAAATGAATTCTCGAAGAAGCAGGAATATAACCTCTTCCACGTTGCACTTTTATTCTCATCTTAATAGAAGCATTTTCATAAGTTAAGTGACAAATAACGTGTTCTGGTTTAATAATTTCAACATCGCCATCATGTATGATGTCTGCAGCAGTAACTGAACCAATACCAGATTTATTCAATGTAAGAAAAGCTTCATCTTTACCATATAATTTTACAGCTAATTCTTTTAAATTTAATAATATTTCTAGAATATCTTCTTGTATACCTTCTTTAGTGCTGTACTCATGAAGTACTCCATCAATTTCAACTTCAGTTACAGCACATCCTGGCATGGAAGAAAGGAGAATTCTACGAAGTGCATTTCCAAGCGTATGACCAAATCCTCTTTCTAATGGTTCTAAAGTCACTTTAGTATGAGTTGCACTAATTTGTTCAATATCCACTAAACGGGGTTTTAAAAAATTCATGATAGAATTCTGCATGTTGTCCTCTTATTAATAACTAAATTTATTATTTAGAATAAAGTTCAACAATTAAGTATTCATTAATTTCTGCAGATAAATCAGAACGTTCAGGAAATCTTTTAAAAATACCTGTCATTTTAATTGGATTAACTTCTAACCAGATTGGTTTTTCTCTTTGTTCAACAAGTTCTAAAGCAGCTTTTATTCGTGATTGATTTTGAGATTTATTTCTAATAGAAATTAGATCATTAGGAACAATTTGATATGAAGCAATATTAACAATTTTATTATTAACCATGATACATTTATGATTAATTAATTGTCTTGATTCAGCACGCGTACAACCAAAACCCATACGATAAACCACATTATCTAATCTAGATTCTAATAACTGTAATAAATTTGCTCCGGTATTACCTTTTAAACTAGCAGCTATTTTATAATATATTTTAAATTGTCGTTCTAAAACACCGTATAAACGACGTACTTTTTGCTTTTCACGTAATTGGACAGCATAATCAGATAATCTAGGTTTACGAATACCATGTTGTCCAGGAGGCTGTTCTAATTTACATTTTGATTCTATTGGACGAAGACCTGATTTAAGAAATAGATCAGTACCTTCACGTCGACTTAATTTTAATTTTGGGCCTAAATATTTTGCCATTTTATTCTCCAAAAAAAATTCCTAAAAATTATACACGACGTTTTTTAGGAGGACGACAACCATTATGAGGAATTGGAGTCACATCAGTAATATTTGTAATACGAAATCCAGCTGCATTTAAAGCTCGAATTGTAGATTCTCTACCGGGACCGGGCCCTTTAACCATAACTTCTAAATTTTTTATACCATAATCTTTTACGATTTCTGCACAACGTTCAGCAGCAACTTGTGCTGCAAAAGGAGTAGATTTTCTAGAACCCCGAAAACCAGAACCTCCTGAAGTTGCCCAACCTAAAGCATTCCCTTGTCTATCAGTAATAGTGACAATAGTATTATTAAAAGAAGCATGAATATGAGCTATACCATCTAAAATTTGTTTTTTTGCACGTCTACGTGTACGAACAGATGCTGAATTCTTTACCATAATTAATCTTACCTAAATTATTTTTTTATTGGTTTTCGAGGACCTTTACAAGTTCTTGCATTAGTTTTAGTTCTTTGTCCATGTACTGGAAGACTTCTACGATGACGTAAACCACGATAACAACTTAAATCGATTAAACGTTTAATGTTTAAAGTTTTTTCTCTTCTTAAATCACCTTCAACAACATATTTTGCAACATGTATTCTTAAAAGATCAATTTGCTCTTCATTTAAATCTATAATCTTAGAATATTCAGAAATATTTGCAATAGAACAAATTAATTTAGAACGTTTTTTACCAATTCCATATATTGCAGTTAATGCAATTAAAGTATGTTTATTTTCAGGAATATTAATACCTGCAATACGTGCCATATTATCAAATCCTATAAATGTATTTTAGATAAATCTATAAAACTGAAGATAATAATTAATATTAAAAAAATTTAATTAATAAAAATTATTAACCCTGACGCTGTTTATGTTTTGGATCATTACTACAAATAACTCTTACAACATTATTTCTTCTTATTATTTTGCAGTTTCGACACAGTATTTTTACAGAAGCCTGTACCTTCATTATATTTCCTTTAATTTTAAAATATAAAATATTTAATTCAGATTAGCTTTTTTTAGCATAGACTCATATTGATTAGACATTATCAGTGTTTGGATTTGAGTAATGAAATCCATAATAACTACAACAACAATTAATAAAGACGTTCCACCAAAATAAAAGGGAACATTCATAGCACTTCGCATAAATTCTGGGATTAAACAAATAAATGTAATATATAAAGAACCAAATAGTGTCAATCTTAACATAATTTTATTAATATATTTTGCTGTTTGTTCACCAGGTCTAATTCCTGAAACAAAAGCACCTGATTTTTTTAAATTATCTGCTGTTTCACGAGGATTAAATACTAATCCTGTATAAAAAAAACAAAAAAATATTATTGCAGATATATAAAAAATTAGATATAAAGGTTGATTAGGTTGTAAATAAAAAGATATAGTTTTTAACCATTGATTATTTACTTTACACCAAGATATAATAGTTGCAGGAAATAAAACAATACTGGAAGCAAAAATAGCAGGTATAACACCAGACATATTAATTTTTAAAGGTAAATGAGTACTTTGAGCAGAGTAAATACGACGACCTTGTTGACGTTGTGCATAATGTACAGTAATTCTTCTTTGTCCTCTTTCCATAAAAACAACAAAAAAAATTACTAAAAAAATTAATAGTAAAACAAATAAAAATGATAAAAGATTTAAATCTCCCAGCCTTGTTTTTTCAATAGTATTTCCAATAGCTGATGGTAGACCAGCTATTATTCCAACAAAAATAATAATTGAAATACCATTACCAATACCATATTCTGTAATCATTTCTCCTAACCACATTAAAAACATAGTACCAGTTACTAAACTTATGATAGCAATCAAATAAAAATAAATATCAGTATTTATTATAATTGTACGCATTCCTATTATATTAGGAAGAGTAGTAGCAATTCCAATAGACTGTATGAGAGCTAATATTAAAGTAGCATATCTAGTATACTGATTAATTTTATGTCGTCCAGATTCTCCTTCTTTTTTAATTTCAGATAAAGTTGGATATACTAATGTAAGTAATTGAATAATAATAGAAGCTGATATATAAGGCATAATTCCTAAAGCAAAAATAGAAGCACGACTTAAAGCGCCACCAGAAAACATATTGAACATGTCTACAATAGTGCCTTTTTGTTCATTTAATATTCTAGATAAAATTGTAGTATCGATTCCAGGAATTGGAATGAAGGAACCAATACGAAAAACTATGATAGCTGCTACTAGAAAAATAATTCTCTGTTTCAGCTCACTAACACTTTTTTTAGTATTTTTAAAATTTAATCCTAGTTTCTTAACCATTATTTACCGCTTATCCTTCAACTTTACCACCAGAATTTTCAATTTCAAAACGAGCACCTTTAGTAACAAGCAAACCTCGGATTGTTAAAGATACTTTTAATTTTCCTGTCAGAATGATTTTTGCATATTTAATGTTTTTTTTAATAATATTTTCTTTTTTCAGTATATTAAGATCAATAATATTTGTAGATAAATTTGACAAATCTGATAAACGAACTTCTGTTGTAATATTTTTTTTTCTAGAATTAAAACCAAACTTAGGAAGTCTTCTATATAAAGGCATTTGTCCTCCTTCAAAACCACGACGAATGCTGCTTCCTGATCTAGATTTTTGACCCTTATGACCACGACCTGAAGTTTTACCAAAACCTGAACCGATGCCACGACCTAATCTTTTTCGATTTTGACGTGCTCCATTTGCTGGAGAAAGATCATTTAAATACATGTTTCTATTCCTCTTGTATTTTTAAAATATAAGAAATCTTTTTAATCATACCTTGAATAGATGGTGTATCTTCACGTATTACAGTATGTCCGATATGACGCAATCCAAGTCCAATTAAAGTTTTTTTATGCTTAGGCAATCTTCCTATAGCACTTTTAATTTGAGTAATTTTTATATTTTTCATTAAATATAATTTATCCTAGTATATCTTCAATACGTTTATTTCTTTTAGCAGCTATCATTTCTGGAGATTTCATATTCACTAAACCATTCATAGTAGCTCGTACGACATTGATTGGATTAGTAGAACCATAAGTTTTAGCTAATACATTATGTATTCCTGCTACTTCTAAAACTGCACGCATAGCTCCACCTGCAATAATTCCAGTTCCATCAGAAGCAGGTTTCATAAAAATATTTGATCCAGTATGAGAACCTTTTAATGCATGTTGTAAAGTTTTATTTACTAATGGTATAGTAATCATATTACGTCTAGCTTTTTCCATAGCTTTTTGAATAGCAGCAGGAACTTCACGTGCTTTTCCATAACCAAATCCTACTCGTCCATCTCCATTTCCTACGACAGTTAATGCTGTAAAAGAAAATATACGACCACCTTTTACAGTTTTTGAAACACGATTTACTGTAATTAATTTTTCTTGTAAATCAATATTATTTTTTTTTTCAATATTAGCCATACTATAATTTTCGCCTTAAAACTTCAGTCCAGTTTCACGTGCAGATTCAGCTAAAACTTGTACACGACCGTGATATTTAAAACCTGATCGATCAAAAGAAACATGATCGATTCCTTTTGACAAAGCGCGTTCTGCAATAATTTTACCTATTTTTGCTGCAGCTTCTTTATTTCCTGTATATTTTAAATTACAATTTATTTTTTTTTCTAGTGTCGAAGCAAATACTAATACTTTTGATTCTATAGAAGAAATTATTTGAGCATACATATGACGTGGTGTACGATGAATAACTAGCCGAATAGAACCTAATTTTTTAATTTTACAACGTGTTTTCATAGCACGACGAACACGAGAAATTATTTTATTTTTACTGGAAAAAATCATTTTATTTCTTCTTAGCCTCTTTCATGCGTACAATTTCATCTGCGTATCGTATGCCTTTTCCTTTATACGGTTCCGGTACACGATAAGAACGCAAATTAGCTGCAACTTGTCCAACTAATTGCTTATCTATTCCTTGAATAACAATTTCTGTTGGTGATGGATTTTCTATATTAATACCTTTAGGTAGACGATATGTAATTATATGAGAATAACCTAATGACATATTAATTATGTCGTCTTTTATTATAGAAATACGATAACCAACTCCAGATAATTGTAATTTCTTGCTGAATTTTCTAGAAACACCTATAATCATAGAATTTACAAGAGCTCTTGAAGTTCCTGCTTGTGCCCAACTATCAGAAAAACCAAAACGTGGTGAAAAAATTATTTTATCATTTAAACATTCAATTTTAACTGATTGGTGAATAGTACGTGAAAGATGACCATATTTTCCTTTAATTAATATATCTTGTAAATCTAATTTAATATTAACACCAGAAGGAATAATAATTGGACGTTTAGCTACGCGAGACATTGTTTCTCCATTATTAAGCTATAGAACATATAATTTCACCACCAAGACCTACTTGACGAGCCATACGGTCTGTCATCACTCCTTTAGAAGTAGAAATTACTGCTATTCCTAGACCTGACATAACTTTCGGTAAATTATTCTTTTTTTTATATATACGTAAGCTAGGACGACTAATACGTTGAATCGTTTCTACTACAGGTTTCCCTTTAAAATATTTTAAAACCACTTCTATTTCTAATTTAATTTTACCTATAATTTTATAATCTTTAATATAACCTTCTTGTTTTAATAATTCGATAATTGCTTTTTTTAATCTAGATGAAGGTATTTTAACAGAATATTTATTAGCTGATTGACCATTTCGAATACGAGTCAACATATCTGCTACTGGATCTTGCATACTCATTTTTAAACTCCAAAACCTGAAAAGGTATATTTTACCAACTTGCTTTTTTTAAACCAGGTATTTCACCTTTCATTGCAGCTTCTCTTAATTTAATACGACTTAATCCAAATTTACGTAAAAAAGCATGAGGACGACCTGTTTGACGACACCTGTTTCTTTGACGTGATGGACTAGAATCACGGGGAAAAGATTGCAATTTAAGAACTGCATTCCAACGTTCTTCCTCT includes:
- the rplF gene encoding 50S ribosomal protein L6 translates to MSRVAKRPIIIPSGVNIKLDLQDILIKGKYGHLSRTIHQSVKIECLNDKIIFSPRFGFSDSWAQAGTSRALVNSMIIGVSRKFSKKLQLSGVGYRISIIKDDIINMSLGYSHIITYRLPKGINIENPSPTEIVIQGIDKQLVGQVAANLRSYRVPEPYKGKGIRYADEIVRMKEAKKK
- the rpsH gene encoding 30S ribosomal protein S8, with product MSMQDPVADMLTRIRNGQSANKYSVKIPSSRLKKAIIELLKQEGYIKDYKIIGKIKLEIEVVLKYFKGKPVVETIQRISRPSLRIYKKKNNLPKVMSGLGIAVISTSKGVMTDRMARQVGLGGEIICSIA
- the rpsN gene encoding 30S ribosomal protein S14, whose product is MAKQSMKAREVKRVKLANKFYTQRNELKNIISNMTFSEEERWNAVLKLQSFPRDSSPSRQRNRCRQTGRPHAFLRKFGLSRIKLREAAMKGEIPGLKKASW